One segment of Nostoc flagelliforme CCNUN1 DNA contains the following:
- the ptsP gene encoding phosphoenolpyruvate--protein phosphotransferase: MIGIVIVSHSKQLALGVRELAAQMVQGQVSIAVAAGIEDPDNPLGTDPIQVYEAIASVFSDDGVLVLMDLGSALLSAEMAIEFLPEAQQQKVYLCEAPLVEGAIAAVVAAAAGRDIHQVMAEARGALLAKATQLGVVSRPLSLVSHNTPTTNIESPTREIRLIVSNRLGLHARPAAQFVTTAARFQSQILVRNLTRNTELVRGDSINQVTTLGVRQGHELLITATGSDADEALTALQGLFANNFGEDNVALNSPPALHHEVTPAIHGELLGIAASAGVAIAPVVHYQPTHISITEYHVDDPDAEWQRVQAAIQTARQEIQAVFSQASLQIGDAEAAIFDAQLLFLEDPVLLEAAKERIFEHHINAEAAWQAVVDEVATSYRTLEDSYLQERVDDVVDVGQRVLRLLGGNPPANVHLEEPAILVATDLTPSDTARLDPTKVLGICTTSGSATSHSAIIARTLGIPAVLGVDAQVLHLADGTLMALDGESGKAWVEPESHILDLLAAKQEAWQTAQQEARATAHQPAITRDGRQVSVFANIGSINDVQVAVASGAEGVGLLRTEFLYLDRTSAPTEEEQLEVYQAIAQVLDNRPLIIRTLDVGGDKPLPYLRVGFPEANPFLGWRGIRFCLDHLDLFKTQLRAILRASVGHQIKIMLPMIASVTEVRAAKVILGEVQAELNQAGISFDAAMKVGIMVEVPAAVAIADQLAAEVDFFSIGTNDLSQYVMASDRTNPRVANLVDALHPAVLRMVQQTIQAAHTAGISVGLCGELAADTLATPILLGLGLDELSVNPQSIPGVKQAIARLSIVESEAIVASALQQDSAKHVRELISTSVIPPA, from the coding sequence GTGATCGGAATTGTTATCGTTTCTCACAGTAAACAACTAGCTCTGGGTGTGCGGGAACTCGCCGCGCAGATGGTTCAGGGCCAAGTCTCTATAGCTGTTGCAGCAGGTATTGAAGATCCGGACAACCCATTGGGTACAGATCCCATCCAGGTTTATGAAGCGATCGCTTCTGTTTTTTCTGATGATGGTGTCTTGGTGTTAATGGATTTGGGTAGTGCTTTGCTGAGTGCAGAAATGGCAATAGAGTTTTTGCCAGAAGCACAGCAGCAAAAAGTGTATTTGTGTGAAGCACCTCTAGTAGAAGGTGCGATCGCTGCTGTAGTCGCTGCGGCGGCTGGTAGAGATATTCACCAAGTCATGGCGGAAGCACGCGGCGCACTTTTAGCAAAAGCAACTCAATTAGGTGTAGTTAGTAGGCCGTTGTCACTTGTCAGTCACAACACCCCAACAACTAATATAGAATCACCAACGCGAGAAATCCGGCTGATTGTGAGCAATCGCTTAGGATTACACGCTCGTCCCGCAGCGCAGTTTGTGACAACCGCAGCCCGGTTTCAATCCCAAATTTTGGTGCGGAATTTAACGAGAAATACTGAGCTAGTTAGGGGTGACAGTATTAACCAAGTTACAACTTTAGGGGTGCGTCAAGGACACGAATTGCTGATTACTGCCACCGGTTCTGATGCAGATGAAGCACTGACAGCATTACAAGGATTATTCGCAAATAATTTTGGTGAAGATAATGTTGCTTTGAATTCTCCACCAGCATTACACCATGAAGTTACACCAGCAATTCACGGCGAACTTTTGGGAATTGCAGCTTCTGCTGGAGTAGCGATCGCACCCGTTGTTCATTATCAACCCACACACATTTCGATTACCGAATACCACGTAGACGATCCTGATGCAGAGTGGCAAAGAGTACAGGCAGCAATTCAGACCGCCAGACAAGAAATCCAAGCAGTTTTCTCCCAAGCTTCTCTGCAAATTGGTGACGCTGAAGCCGCTATCTTCGATGCCCAATTACTATTTTTAGAAGATCCAGTACTGTTGGAAGCAGCTAAAGAGCGCATTTTTGAACACCATATAAATGCTGAAGCTGCTTGGCAAGCCGTAGTCGATGAAGTAGCGACTTCCTACCGCACACTTGAGGATTCTTACTTGCAAGAACGAGTTGACGATGTTGTGGATGTCGGGCAAAGGGTGCTGCGATTACTAGGTGGGAATCCTCCTGCTAACGTGCATCTTGAGGAACCTGCAATTTTGGTGGCGACTGATTTAACTCCCTCGGATACCGCTAGACTAGACCCGACAAAGGTGTTAGGTATTTGTACAACTTCAGGTAGTGCCACATCTCACAGCGCAATTATCGCCCGGACATTGGGTATTCCCGCAGTTTTGGGAGTAGATGCCCAGGTGTTGCACTTGGCAGATGGTACACTTATGGCACTTGATGGTGAAAGTGGCAAAGCTTGGGTAGAACCAGAATCACATATCCTGGATTTACTGGCAGCAAAGCAAGAAGCTTGGCAAACTGCCCAACAGGAAGCACGAGCTACAGCACATCAGCCAGCAATTACTCGTGATGGTCGGCAAGTTAGCGTTTTCGCCAACATTGGTAGTATAAATGATGTGCAAGTTGCTGTGGCTAGCGGTGCAGAAGGTGTGGGATTACTCCGCACAGAGTTTCTCTATCTGGATAGGACAAGCGCCCCCACTGAAGAAGAACAACTAGAAGTGTATCAGGCGATCGCCCAAGTTTTAGATAATCGTCCGCTAATTATTCGTACCTTAGATGTAGGTGGTGATAAGCCACTTCCTTATCTGAGAGTAGGGTTTCCCGAAGCTAACCCTTTCTTAGGTTGGCGGGGAATTCGTTTCTGTTTAGATCATTTGGATTTGTTCAAAACTCAGCTAAGGGCAATTTTGAGAGCTAGTGTCGGACACCAAATTAAGATCATGTTGCCAATGATTGCCAGTGTAACTGAGGTACGCGCAGCTAAAGTAATTTTGGGTGAAGTGCAGGCTGAACTAAATCAAGCTGGTATTTCCTTTGATGCAGCGATGAAAGTAGGAATTATGGTGGAGGTTCCGGCAGCAGTTGCGATCGCAGATCAATTAGCGGCTGAAGTAGATTTCTTTAGTATAGGTACTAACGATCTGAGTCAATACGTCATGGCTAGCGATCGCACTAATCCCCGCGTGGCAAATTTAGTTGATGCGCTACATCCAGCAGTTTTACGAATGGTACAGCAAACGATCCAAGCTGCCCACACGGCGGGAATTTCGGTAGGATTATGTGGAGAATTGGCAGCAGATACTTTAGCAACACCAATTTTATTAGGTTTAGGGCTGGATGAGTTGAGCGTGAATCCTCAAAGTATACCTGGAGTGAAACAGGCGATCGCTCGGTTAAGTATAGTTGAAAGTGAAGCGATCGTGGCATCAGCATTACAACAAGATTCCGCAAAGCATGTCAGAGAACTAATCTCAACTTCAGTTATTCCCCCTGCATAA
- a CDS encoding GNAT family N-acetyltransferase, which yields MTAQFEYSTLANPQDIQQLGTIFEQCFISGLGGEEAYINLIGVENFRIIRKSEQLVGGLATLDMGQWWGGVRVPMTGIAVVGIAPEYRGSGGAIALMQHTLKELYDRGIPLSALYPAAQSLYRKVGYEQGGSWCNWQVATNTIHLREQPLPLQPVVPINNQVFHELYQQQARLTHGYLDRHPAIWEGLIQADKNEVVYAYFIGTKDQPEGYIIFTQKRTQDGEIIFVKDWVLRTVAAAQTFWSFLASHRSQIQQVRWKSSAIDSLTFVLPEQTAKMSSQFRWMLRVVDLVKALEMRGYPSGIETELHLEIQDNLLDANNGKFILSVANGRGEVTKGGKGELQLDVRELAPIYTSLFTPYHLQISGKLHGTETAISAATQIFAGSSPWVADFF from the coding sequence ATGACGGCTCAATTTGAATACAGCACTCTTGCGAATCCACAGGATATTCAGCAGCTTGGGACTATCTTTGAGCAGTGTTTTATCAGTGGACTTGGTGGCGAGGAAGCTTACATCAATCTGATTGGCGTAGAAAACTTCCGCATTATCCGTAAATCGGAGCAATTAGTTGGTGGATTGGCAACTCTGGATATGGGCCAGTGGTGGGGTGGTGTGCGTGTACCAATGACAGGAATTGCCGTAGTGGGCATTGCTCCAGAGTATCGCGGTTCGGGAGGTGCGATCGCTCTCATGCAGCACACCCTCAAAGAACTTTATGATAGAGGTATACCCCTCTCTGCTCTTTATCCAGCAGCTCAAAGCTTGTATCGAAAAGTCGGGTATGAGCAGGGGGGTAGCTGGTGTAATTGGCAAGTTGCAACCAATACTATTCACCTACGAGAGCAACCCCTACCTTTGCAACCAGTGGTTCCGATAAATAATCAAGTCTTTCACGAACTATATCAGCAACAGGCGAGACTAACGCATGGATATTTAGACCGACATCCCGCAATCTGGGAGGGATTAATCCAAGCAGATAAAAACGAAGTAGTCTATGCCTATTTTATTGGTACAAAAGACCAACCCGAAGGTTACATCATCTTCACTCAAAAACGAACACAAGATGGTGAAATTATCTTTGTCAAAGATTGGGTATTGAGGACAGTTGCTGCTGCACAAACTTTCTGGTCTTTTTTAGCCAGCCATCGTTCCCAAATTCAGCAGGTGCGTTGGAAGAGTTCTGCAATTGATTCCCTGACATTTGTGCTACCAGAGCAAACTGCTAAGATGTCGAGTCAGTTTCGCTGGATGCTGCGGGTTGTAGATCTAGTCAAGGCATTGGAAATGCGGGGTTATCCATCGGGAATTGAAACTGAACTGCACTTAGAAATTCAAGATAATTTGTTAGATGCAAACAATGGTAAATTCATTCTTTCTGTCGCCAATGGACGCGGTGAAGTTACAAAAGGTGGAAAAGGTGAGTTGCAGCTAGATGTCCGAGAACTAGCACCAATATATACAAGTTTGTTCACACCCTACCATTTGCAAATATCCGGAAAATTGCATGGGACAGAAACAGCTATTTCAGCAGCTACGCAAATATTTGCGGGTAGTTCTCCTTGGGTGGCTGATTTCTTTTAA